A single region of the Kwoniella botswanensis chromosome 1, complete sequence genome encodes:
- a CDS encoding acetyl-coenzyme A synthetase, whose amino-acid sequence MSAAETVAHHVHPLPDSVPESEDLFPPPPRLRGEEGRPKPHIGPNYQAYLNEWKKTVGPDSDKWWAEKAKECLDWYTPFKTVRAGGFEQGDVQWFPEGTLNASYNCLDRHFYANPEKTAIIYEADEPSESREISYAELMRETCRVANVLKSWGVKKGDAVSVYLPMTWQAAAAFLACARIGAVHSAVFAGFSAESLRDRVNDCECKVLITTDEGRRGGKSIATKAIVDAALQSCPLVEHVLVLRRTGNKVPFTEGRDKWWDEECAKVPTYCPCEPMASEDPLFILYTSGSTGKPKGVVHCTAGYLLGAYLTVKYVFDVHPTDKFACMADVGWITGHTYIVYGPLANGVTTTVFESTPVYPTASRYWDFVDKWKATHLYTAPTAIRLLRRMGEEHVKNHDLSSLRVLGSVGEPINPEAWHWYNDFAGKKNCAIVDTYWMTETGSIVVTPLPGAISTKPGSATFPFFGMDVDIIDPQSGQVLQGNDVEGVLVAKKPWPSLARTVFKDHKRYLETYMKPYPGYFFFGDGAARDYDGYIWIKGRVDGDVSGHRLSTAEVESALILHKGVAETAVVGSHDDITGQAVYAFVTMKPEFDLKSTKEADLNKELAIQVRKVIGPFAAPKKIYLVTDLPKTRSGKIMRRILRKIVAGEGDQLGDLSSIADPSIVDEIKNKVASAAAK is encoded by the exons ATGTCAGCAGCAGAAACCGTCGCCCACCATGTCCACCCTTTACCCGATTCCGTCCCCGAATCCGAGGACTTGTTCCCCCCTCCACCGCGATTGAGAGGCGAAGAGGGCAGACCGAAACCCCACATTGGACCGAATTATCAAGCGTACTTGAACGAATGGAAGAAGACGGTAGGACCAGATAGCGATAAATGGTGGGCTGAGAAGGCCAAGGAATGCTTGGATTGGTACACCCCGTTCAAGACTGTTAGAGCGGGTGGGTTCGAGCAGGGGGATGTACAGTGGTT CCCAGAAGGAACTCTCAATGCCTCATACAATTGTCTTGACAGACATTTCTACGCCAACCCCGAAAAGACCGCTATCATCTACGAAGCCGACGAACCTTCGGAATCTAGGGAGATCTCCTACGCCGAATTGATGAGGGAGACATGTAGAGTTGCTAATGTATTGAAATCGTGGGGTGTCAAGAAAGGTGATGCCGTCTCTGTATA CCTACCCATGACATGGCAAGCTGCCGCTGCTTTCTTGGCATGTGCCAGGATCGGTGCTGTCCACTCTGCAGTATTCGCTGGATTCTCAGCGGAATCATTGAGAGATAGAGTGAATGACTGTGAATGTAAAGTCTTGATCACCACTGA CGAGGGAAGACGAGGTGGTAAATCTATCGCAACCAAAGCTA TCGTCGATGCTGCTCTCCAATCTTGTCCTCTTGTCGAACACGTCCTTGTCCTCCGAAGAACCGGAAACAAAGTACCCTTCACTGAAGGACGAGATAAATGGTGGGACGAGGAATGTGCCAAAGTCCCAACTTACTGCCCCTGTGAACCTATGGCTTCAGAAGATCCCCTTTTCATCCTTTAC ACCTCGGGTTCCACTGGTAAACCCAAAGGTGTGGTCCACTGTACCGCTGGTTACCTTCTCGGGGCCTACCTTACCGTCAAATACGTCTTCGATGTACACCCCACCGACAAATTCGCCTGTATGGCCGACGTAGGATGGATCACTGGTCACACTTACATCGTATATGGTCCTCTCGCTAACGGTGTGACTACCACCGTGTTCGAATCGACCCCAGTCTACCCTACTGCCTCTCGATACTGGGACTTTGTCGACAAATGGAAGGCTACCCACTTGTACACTGCTCCAACAGCTATTCGATTACTTCGACGAATGGGTGAAGAACACGTCAAGAATCACGATCTATCCTCTTTGAGGGTATTGGGATCAGTCGGTGAACCGATCAACCCCGAGGCATGGCATTGGTACAATGATTTCgcaggaaagaagaattgtGCGATCGTTGATACCTACTGGATGACTGAAACTGGATCGATCGTAGTTACACCTCTACCAGGTGCCATCTCGACCAAACCTGGTTCAGCtactttcccattcttcgGTATGGACgttgatatcatcgatcctCAATCCGGACAAGTCCTCCAAGGAAATGACGTAGAAGGTGTCCTGGTCGCTAAGAAACCTTGGCCTTCGCTTGCCCGAACTGTATTCAAGGATCACAAGAGGTATTTGGAAACTTATATGAAACCTTATCCCGGATACTTCTTCTTTGGGGATGGCGCGGCCAGAGATTACGATGGATATATCTGGATCAAAGGGAgagttgatggtga CGTATCAGGCCACCGATTGTCAACAGCCGAAGTCGAATCGGCCTTGATCCTCCACAAGGGAGTAGCCGAGACTGCCGTCGTCGGTTCCCATGACGACATCACAGGTCAAGCTGTATACGCCTTTGTCACTATGAAACCTGAGTTCGATCTGAAATCAACCAAAGAAGCAGACTTGAACAAAGAATTGGCTATCCAGGTTAGGAAGGTTATTGGACCTTTCGCTGCCCCCAAGAAGATT TACCTCGTTACTGATCTACCCAAGACTCGATCAGGTAAAATCATGAGACGTATCTTGAGGAAGATTGTtgctggagaaggtgatcaaTTGGGTGATTTGTCATCTATAGCTGATCCTTcgattgttgatgaga TCAAAAACAAGGTGgcttctgctgctgccaAATAG